From one Rosa rugosa chromosome 4, drRosRugo1.1, whole genome shotgun sequence genomic stretch:
- the LOC133746402 gene encoding uncharacterized protein LOC133746402, translating to MGLEMEFEKNCRVGLSPNTVLPTHRHSCVEKRSTKGRPPRKDDLLSIKEGFVEISFQRYRSTSCKVPSRPVRQEVNIELKRGSIYQSSKEVREIKKMGTAEGRKKIEKSRCSDSSFSYRIVDSLRSSGDESPQNRSSVLSLKPELNVPSAGRPHVEPCSLDSILEICVDPDDREEHSAEALGEDPMRLNLRSDPVAGPLNNGNELLERDEVHKLHKSFSAKVEMLHTPSPSESDRSSSVSSKARFNNLRKMFDPFMKSKSLRCPSYVVEPGGAKTTGMVDMTQSRTYQKSLLPVFSNTVQNAGCDSLCINQDNHQSSVASSPVHLHGHLKLQNKHGMPFFEFSLKGSEDVFVARTWKADNGFNWVYTFHAVGGRKKSNASGVGLHGSDRDSSMVGQMQVSCYLCSELRDGAFDNSMVTEFVLYDISHARQIAAEKVNSKCTLDDAKHPKGSNQSMEGATLKLGDGSCPTKVKSQHKSSDSDSPAWPFAALHPGLEIAAIVMQVPFEKRESLKYKRGDKVCDKVPANLLKLSMVEQKKKDDPDNRNSGNLKVIIPSGNHGFPVAESKGPSSLLDRWRLGGGCDCGGWDMSCPLTVLSNPNIQLADHQLFEENQQPLELFVQGSKEKKPALTMTMVEDGQYAVDFHAQLSTLQAFSTCVSILHGTETSTAATGREESKQLSQCNSLKVLKEEVKFLIEAVTEGEKKKVAKRVKKIQPSYVLDPPFSPIARV from the exons ATGGGACTAGAGATGGAGTTCGAGAAAAATTGCAGAGTGGGTCTGAGTCCCAACACTGTTCTTCCAACTCATCGGCATTCCTGTGTTGAAAAGAGAAGCACAAAAGGTAGACCGCCACGCAAAGATGATCTATTGAGCATCAAGGAGGGGTTTGTGGAAATCAGCTTTCAGCGCTATCGCAGCACTTCTTGTAAGGTACCATCTAGACCTGTTCGACAGGAAGTTAACATAGAACTTAAGCGAGGTTCTATATATCAAAGCTCCAAGGAGGTTAGGGAAATTAAGAAAATGGGCACTGCTGagggaaggaaaaagattgAAAAGTCACGATGTAGTGACTCCTCTTTCTCTTACAGAATTGTCGATTCGTTGCGTAGTTCAGGTGATGAAAGCCCACAGAATAGGTCTTCCGTACTGTCTTTGAAACCCGAACTGAATGTACCATCTGCTGGAAGGCCTCATGTAGAGCCGTGTTCATTGGATAGCATTCTTGAAATTTGTGTGGATCCAGATGACAGGGAAGAGCACTCAGCTGAAGCTTTAGGAGAAGATCCAATGCGTTTGAATCTAAGAAGTGATCCGGTTGCTGGACCTCTAAACAACGGAAATGAACTTCTTGAAAGAGATGAAGTTCACAAATTGCACAAGTCATTCTCTGCTAAGGTGGAAATGCTTCATACTCCTTCTCCATCAGAGAGTGATCGCTCGTCCAGTGTGAGTTCAAAGGCCCGGTTCAACAATTTAAGAAAAATGTTTGATCCATTCATGAAGTCCAAGTCATTGCGATGTCCAAGTTATGTTGTGGAACCTGGGGGAGCCAAAACAACTGGAATGGTGGACATGACACAAAGCAGGACATATCAAAAATCTTTGTTGCCTGTCTTTTCAAATACGGTACAGAATGCAGGTTGTGATTCTCTGTGTATCAACCAAGATAACCACCAGTCTAGTGTAGCATCTTCACCGGTTCACCTACATGGCCATcttaaattacaaaataaacaTGGAATGCCATTTTTTGAGTTCTCGTTGAAGGGATCAGAAGATGTCTTTGTGGCCAGGACATGGAAAGCGGATAATGGTTTTAACTGGGTGTATACCTTTCATGCCGTTGGTGGTAGAAAGAAGAGCAATGCCAGCGGTGTGGGATTGCATGGTAGCGATAGAGATTCTTCAATGGTGGGACAGATGCAAGTTTCTTGTTATCTATGTTCAGAACTAAGAGATGGAGCTTTTGACAATTCCATGGTGACAGAGTTTGTCTTGTATGATATCTCTCATGCAAGGCAAATTGCAGCAGAAAAAGTAAACTCTAAGTGTACCCTTGATGATGCTAAACATCCCAAAGGTTCCAATCAGAGCATGGAGGGTGCAACTTTAAAGTTGGGTGATGGGTCTTGTCCAACGAAGGTCAAATCTCAACACAAGAGCAGTGATTCCGATTCTCCAGCCTGGCCATTTGCAGCTCTGCATCCAGGTCTTGAAATTGCAGCCATTGTTATGCAAGTTCCAtttgaaaagagagagagcttgaAATACAAGAGAGGGGATAAGGTATGTGATAAAGTACCTGCAAACCTACTTAAGCTGTCCATGGTtgaacagaagaagaaggatgACCCTGATAATCGAAACTCAGGAAACTTGAAGGTGATAATTCCATCTGGAAATCATGGTTTTCCGGTTGCTGAAAGCAAGGGTCCTTCGTCATTACTAGATCGATGGAGGTTGGGTGGTGGTTGTGACTGTGGTGGCTGGGACATGTCCTGTCCTCTTACTGTGTTAAGCAATCCCAACATTCAGTTAGCTGATCATCAATTATTTGAAGAGAATCAGCAGCCTTTGGAACTTTTTGTTCAG GGATCAAAGGAGAAAAAACCAGCATTGACCATGACAATGGTTGAAGATGGACAGTATGCAGTTGATTTTCATGCACAGTTGTCGACATTACAAGCATTCTCTACGTGTGTTTCTATTCTGCATGGTACAGAAACATCGACAGCAGCCACTGGGCGGGAGGAAAGCAAACAGTTGTCGCAGTGCAATTCATTGAAAGTGCTTAAAGAGGAAGTGAAGTTCTTAATTGAAGCAGTCACAGAAggggagaagaagaaagtagcTAAGAGGGTGAAAAAGATCCAACCATCTTATGTGCTCGATCCacccttctctcctattgcacgTGTATAG
- the LOC133745817 gene encoding ASI1-immunoprecipitated protein 3 codes for MGNRRFAQIATSDDEEDDFARQSQQSSEEVPASTRKRKLKRVAEEEEEEEEAERRRSRKKKKKKGEEEAETASEGEEEEEEEEEDELEAKPIGEMVKISGKGRTRRHHYQAFEYDGNQYELEDPVLLTPSDRREKPYVAIIKDITQLKDGNMVVLGQWFYRPEEAEKKGGGNWQSQDTRELFYSFHRDECPAESVMHKCVVHFVPLHKQLPKRKEHPGFIVQKVYDTDGKKLWKLTDRDYEEDKQHEIDLLVQKTMRRLVDLPDIEIGDPTTNQDDQLKSKRNLIKKNIAPLDVSRVEEATTRLGKNQKAETPGSCMTNSSEYHRILVELNALTGDTHRDKWLEKLIKELQFICSSTDSMNGGDKRKSGSDETDCKSPDVANGRQDTNLKGGKPFHWPDDAVRAATALEKASHDSLSSDYQKYNQKLRSLSYNLSKQVVLARRLLSGELEPSTILNMSPDELKEGLTAEERAMKEPDESERMQMTDARCTRCSELKVGVRNIIQAGHGARYELECTACGNMWYAARDAVSMLTIDTPSSNKNVGTVPLATAKFEDVEKKLVSPRESDKTAAPETIKKTTEAYMPVLEAQRSFGKSKREENSESAKNAE; via the exons ATGGGGAACAGGAGGTTCGCGCAGATCGCGACGAGCGACGACGAAGAGGACGACTTCGCGCGGCAGAGCCAGCAGTCGTCGGAGGAAGTTCCGGCGTCGACGAGGAAGAGGAAGCTGAAGAGagtggcggaggaggaggaggaggaggaggaggcggagaGGCGGAGGagtaggaagaagaagaagaagaagggggagGAAGAGGCCGAAACGGCGTCGGAgggagaagaggaggaagaagaggaggaggaggatgagctGGAAGCCAAGCCGATTGGGGAGATGGTTAAGATTTCCGGCAAGGGGAGAACTCGGAGGCATCATTACCAGGCTTTTGAGTATGATGGAAACCAATACGAGCTG GAGGATCCGGTTCTTCTAACGCCCTCTGATAGAAGAGAGAAGCCTTATGTGGCAATTATTAAG GATATCACTCAGCTCAAAGATGGGAACATGGTGGTGTTAGGGCAATGGTTTTATCGTCCTGAAGAGGCAGAGAAAAAAGGTGGTGGAAACTGGCAGTCACAAGACACAAGGGAGCTGTTCTATAGTTTTCATCGTGATGAGTGTCCAGCAGAATCTGTGATGCATAAATGTGTGGTTCATTTTGTTCCTTTACACAAGCAGCTGCCAAAGCGTAAAGAGCATCCTGGATTCATTGTGCAAAAGGTGTATGACACCGATGGGAAGAAGCTTTGGAAGCTAACAGACAGAGACTATGAAGAAGATAAGCAGCATGAAATTGACTTACTAGTTCAGAAAACCATGCGAAGATTGGTAGATCTTCCTGATATTGAGATTGGAGATCCAACTACTAATCAGGATGATCAATTGAAGAGCAAAAGAAATTTGATTAAAAAGAATATAGCACCCCTTGATGTTTCTAGAGTGGAAGAAGCAACAACTAGGCTTGGTAAAAATCAAAAAGCTGAAACACCTGGAAGCTGTATGACTAATTCCTCAGAGTACCATCGTATTTTAGTTGAGCTCAATGCATTAACTGGAGACACACATCGTGACAAATGGTTGGAGAAACTTATAAAAGAGCTACAGTTCATATGCAGTTCTACTGACAGCATGAACGGAGGTGATAAAAGAAAATCTGGTTCTGATGAAACTGACTGTAAGTCCCCAGATGTTGCAAATGGACGTCAGGATACAAATCTCAAG GGCGGCAAGCCTTTTCACTGGCCAGATGATGCTGTCCGTGCAGCTACTGCTCTGGAGAAGGCCTCACATGATTCCCTCTCCTCAGATTACCAGAAGTATAACCAAAAATTGCGGTCATTGTCCTACAATCTCTCG AAACAAGTGGTGCTAGCCCGCCGTCTGCTAAGTGGAGAGTTAGAGCCTTCAACAATACTAAATATGTCACCAGATGAGTTAAAG GAGGGTTTAACAGCTGAGGAGAGAGCAATGAAGGAGCCTGATGAGTCAGAGCGTATGCAG ATGACTGATGCGCGTTGCACAAGATGTTCGGAGCTCAAAGTAGGAGTGAGAAACATCATTCAAGCAGGACATGGTGCTCGCTATGAG TTGGAGTGTACTGCCTGTGGTAATATGTGGTACGCCGCTCGAGATGCAGTTTCTATGCTTACTATTGACACACCAAGTTCAAACAAGAATGTTGGTACTGTTCCATTGGCCACTGCTAAATTTGAAGATGTTGAGAAGAAGCTGGTCAGTCCCCGTGAATCTGACAAGACAGCAGCCCCCGAAACTATAAAAAAGACTACTGAAGCATATATGCCCGTCTTAGAGGCACAAAGATCATTTGGTAAGTCTAAAAGGGAAGAAAACTCTGAATCTGCAAAGAATGCTGAGTAG
- the LOC133745819 gene encoding uncharacterized protein LOC133745819 yields the protein MSKRGGAKRASNTTFGSNNPISLREDKNQSKGGSTNPKAALKLEHLQRLALWTSGEASIPSLGAFFGQKLASTQEGLDVPPDPSLISCQRCETILQPGFNCTIRIEKNRAKARRRSKKPANFTFTQNNVVYTCHFCSERNVKRGTSRGHMKAICPPKIKKASNLKPAKSISQKFATPKKSTAGEDNVSKLKSGTPTVEEEIPTVDKFVTSSTKDEEIPTADSPTTPMVKTAIRLLDSKRKKRNKSASKKRSEPENSPAAADAENSFSTTNKRRRKSWTSLKELAERSEQKKNISDLSIPFFM from the exons ATGAGCAAGAGAGGAGGAGCCAAGAGAGCATCAAACACAACATTTGGGTCAAACAATCCAATTTCACTGAGAGAGGACAAAAACCAAAGCAAGGGAGGCTCCACCAACCCCAAGGCTGCATTGAAGCTCGAGCACTTGCAGAGGCTAGCTTTATGGACCAGTGGGGAAGCTTCTATTCCTTCTTTGGGGGCCTTCTTTGGGCAGAAGTTAGCATCTACTCAAGAGGGTCTGGATGTGCCCCCTGACCCTTCTCTGATTTCTTGCCAGAG ATGTGAAACGATTCTTCAGCCTGGCTTCAACTGCACTATTCGCATTGAAAAAAATAGAGCAAAGGCACGACGAAGAAGTAAGAAGCCCGCTAATTTCACTTTCACTCAGAACAATGTAGTGTATACATGTCACTTCTGTTCTGAACGGAATGTGAAGAGAGGAACTTCACGCGGACATATGAAAGCGATCTGCCCCCCGAAGATCAAAAAAGCTTCAAATTTGAAACCTGCTAAATCCATTTCTCAGAAGTTTGCCACCCCAAAGAAGAGCACTGCTGGTGAGGATAACGTTAGTAAATTGAAATCCGGAACTCCAACTGTGGAGGAAGAGATTCCTACTGTGGATAAGTTCGTCACTTCTTCAACGAAAGATGAAGAGATTCCTACTGCGGATAGTCCCACAACTCCAATGGTGAAAACCGCAATTAGGTTGTTGGACTcgaagagaaaaaagagaaacaaatcAGCGTCCAAGAAACGATCTGAACCCGAAAACAGTCCAGCCGCAGCAGATGCAGAGAACTCTTTCAGCACGACAAACAAACGGAGGAGAAAATCATGGACTAGTTTAAAGGAACTCGCTGAAAGAAGTGAGCAGAAGAAAAACATCAGTGATCTGTCAATCCCTTTCTTTATGTAA